The following proteins are co-located in the Fimbriiglobus ruber genome:
- a CDS encoding peroxidase family protein, whose translation MTPKNWLRHVLTARASNPSTRAKIFARGLEKLDDRIVPAVSGTRSIDETNNNIANPTYGTAGTDLIRLAPVGYADGVSSPALPRTRVPGRSATS comes from the coding sequence ATGACCCCCAAGAACTGGCTCCGCCACGTCTTGACCGCCCGCGCGTCGAACCCGAGTACCCGTGCCAAGATTTTCGCGCGCGGGCTCGAAAAGCTCGACGACCGGATCGTGCCAGCCGTGAGCGGCACGCGATCGATCGACGAAACCAACAACAATATCGCCAACCCGACCTATGGGACGGCCGGGACCGACCTCATCCGGCTCGCCCCGGTCGGGTACGCCGACGGCGTCAGTTCCCCCGCCCTGCCCAGGACCAGAGTGCCCGGGCGATCAGCAACATCTTGA